From a single Lactococcus allomyrinae genomic region:
- a CDS encoding NUDIX hydrolase: MGGTVFHINRALTGCQYADGSFARIERDKMGKDIALTSGNEYFRYRACGIIIENDTVLMVSNDRDDYFYSIGGAVKIGETAEEACVREVFEETGVYFEIDRLMFIHENFVTFSETEQRTEKNAHELAFYFLMKPQEHGDFKPDITNDGFPEHLTWISISTYRGHKAYPLFFADELPKLRLDLRLQSLSESGQASGKSAKLSVLTEVKRIVTHE, encoded by the coding sequence ATGGGCGGGACAGTTTTTCACATCAATCGTGCGCTGACAGGCTGTCAGTACGCTGACGGAAGTTTTGCCAGGATAGAAAGAGATAAAATGGGCAAAGATATTGCGCTGACAAGTGGAAACGAATATTTTCGCTATCGTGCTTGTGGCATTATTATTGAAAATGACACGGTGCTGATGGTAAGCAATGATCGCGATGATTACTTTTACAGTATCGGTGGTGCGGTGAAAATTGGTGAAACTGCTGAAGAGGCTTGTGTCAGAGAAGTTTTCGAGGAAACGGGTGTGTATTTTGAGATTGACAGATTGATGTTCATTCATGAAAATTTCGTTACATTTTCTGAGACTGAACAACGAACGGAGAAAAATGCGCACGAATTGGCTTTTTATTTTCTGATGAAACCACAAGAGCATGGTGATTTTAAACCCGATATAACAAATGATGGATTTCCGGAACACCTCACATGGATTTCTATCAGCACTTATAGAGGGCACAAGGCCTATCCTTTATTTTTCGCTGATGAATTACCAAAGCTGCGACTCGACTTGCGACTTCAGTCGCTTAGCGAGAGTGGACAAGCGAGCGGAAAAAGTGCGAAGCTG
- a CDS encoding YciI family protein — protein sequence MITILLYTIGENVTREQIMSVFPRHKAWVDQFVDEQKIMGIGTFADPLKDGAMGLFPNMELAEEFVARDPFVKEGIVTKVKLKEWAGQFFTSIVR from the coding sequence ATGATTACAATTTTACTTTACACAATCGGCGAAAATGTAACACGTGAGCAAATTATGTCCGTGTTTCCGCGCCACAAGGCTTGGGTAGATCAGTTCGTCGATGAGCAAAAAATTATGGGCATCGGCACTTTTGCTGATCCGCTTAAAGATGGCGCTATGGGACTATTTCCCAACATGGAGCTGGCTGAAGAGTTTGTCGCCAGAGACCCATTTGTCAAGGAAGGGATTGTCACAAAAGTCAAGCTGAAAGAATGGGCGGGACAGTTTTTCACATCAATCGTGCGCTGA